A single genomic interval of Zingiber officinale cultivar Zhangliang chromosome 4A, Zo_v1.1, whole genome shotgun sequence harbors:
- the LOC121970170 gene encoding protein argonaute PNH1-like produces MLDAVERERPFFLSSPSLFAAVATMPTRQVSSQLKAEKHILSKKPVQSSMKQHKADVVPPKEPKSADRRRRRGRGKPTDPRQAKLDQEAANESVSPPVSSKGIAFCRRPGFGQEGTRCIVKANHFLTELPDKDLTQYDVIITPEVSSRSTNRAIIAEMVRLYRETELGMRLPAYDGRKSLYTAGSLPFHSKEFAVNLVEDDEGTGLSRVKEYRVSIKFAARADLHHLRQFIAGRQTDAPREALQVLDIVLRELSNQRYISVGRCFYSPDIRKPQRLGDGLQSWCGFYQSIRPTQMGLSLNIDMSSTAFIDPLPVIEFLAQILGKDVSSRPLSDADRIKIKKALRGVKVEVTHRGNVRRKYRVSGLTSQPTRELIFPVDDQMNMKSVVEYFKEMYGFTIQYAHLPCLQVGNQKKANYLPMEACKIVEGQRYTKRLNEKQITSLLKVTCQRPREQEMDILQTVRQNAYGNDPYAKEFGINISDKLTSVEARVLPAPWLKYHETGKEKECLPQVGQWNMMNKKVINGCKVSHWACINFSRSVQENTAHSFCQELAQMCQVSGMEFNREPVIPIHSARPEQVEKALRHVYNAATNKLKGKELELLVAILPDNNGSLYGDLKRICETDLGLISQCCLTKHVFKISKQYLANVSLKINVKMGGRNTVLLDAISWRIPLVSDIPTIIFGADVTHPETGEDSSPSIAAVVASQDWPEVTKYAGLVCAQAHRQELIQDLYKTWHDPQRGIVTGGMIRELLISFRKATGQKPLRIIFYRDGVSEGQFYQVLLYELDAIRKACASLEPNYQPPVTFVVVQKRHHTRLFTNNHKDRSSTDKSGNILPGTVVDSKICHPAEFDFYLCSHAGIQGTSRPAHYHVLWDENNFSADEMQTLTNNLCYTYARCTRSVSIVPPAYYAHLAAFRARFYMDPEVAESPPQSMHQTNGSSVKPLPALKDKVKRVMFYC; encoded by the exons ATGCTAGATGCTGTAGAGAGAGAAAGGCCTTTCTTCCTCTCTTCGCCGTCGCTGTTCGCCGCAGTCGCCACCATGCCCACTCGTCAGGTGTCCAGCCAGCTCAAGGCCGAGAAGCACATCCTCTCCAAGAAGCCCGTTCAGAGCAGCATGAAGCAACACAAGGCTGACGTCGTCCCGCCAAAGGAGCCCAAGAGCGCCGATCGCCGacgaaggagagggagagggaagccGACGGACCCCCGGCAAGCAAAGCTCGATCAGGAAGCTGCAAATGAGAGCGTTTCTCCTCCTGTTTCGAGCAAAGGTATCGCATTTTGCCGACGTCCGGGGTTTGGGCAGGAGGGCACCCGGTGCATTGTCAAGGCCAACCATTTCCTCACTGAGTTGCCCGATAAGGACTTGACTCAGTACGAT GTGATAATCACGCCGGAAGTGAGCTCGCGGAGCACAAATAGGGCTATCATTGCAGAAATGGTACGGTTGTATAGGGAGACTGAGTTGGGCATGAGACTTCCTGCTTATGATGGAAGGAAAAGTCTTTACACAGCTGGGAGTTTGCCTTTCCACTCCAAGGAGTTCGCAGTAAATCTTGTGGAGGATGACGAGGGAACGGGATTGTCTAG AGTGAAGGAGTATAGAGTTAGCATCAAGTTTGCTGCTCGAGCTGACCTTCACCATTTGAGACAATTCATCGCTGGACGGCAGACTGATGCTCCTAGAGAAGCCCTTCAAGTTCTCGATATTGTTTTAAGGGAATTATCAAATCAAAG ATACATATCGGTTGGAAGATGCTTTTACTCACCAGATATCAGAAAGCCACAACGCCTGGGCGACGGTTTACAGTCATGGTGTGGCTTCTACCAAAGCATTAGACCAACACAGATGGGACTTTCACTGAATATTG ATATGTCATCCACCGCTTTCATCGATCCTCTTCCTGTGATCGAGTTTTTAGCTCAGATCCTAGGCAAAGATGTATCATCTAGGCCATTGTCAGATGCTGATCGGATAAAG ATCAAGAAAGCTCTGAGAGGGGTTAAAGTAGAGGTCACACACAGAGGAAATGTGCGACGGAAATATCGAGTTTCTGGCTTGACATCACAACCTACAAGGGAACTCAT TTTTCCAGTTGATGATCAGATGAATATGAAATCTGTGGTTGAATATTTCAAAGAGATGTATGGGTTTACAATTCAGTATGCTCATCTTCCTTGCCTTCAAGTAGGAAATCAGAAGAAAGCAAATTATCTACCAATGGAG GCTTGCAAAATAGTAGAGGGTCAGAGATACACAAAGAGGTTGAATGAAAAGCAAATTACTTCCTTGCTAAAAGTTACATGCCAGAGACCCAGAGAACAAGAAATGGATATTTTACAG ACAGTTCGCCAAAATGCTTATGGGAATGATCCCTATGCAAAGGAATTTGGAATAAACATAAGTGACAAGCTAACCTCAGTGGAGGCCCGAGTACTTCCTGCTCCATGG CTAAAGTACCATGAAACTGGCAAAGAAAAGGAGTGTCTACCTCAAGTTGGTCAGTGGAACATGATGAATAAG AAAGTGATCAATGGATGTAAAGTAAGTCATTGGGCTTGTATTAACTTTTCTCGAAGTGTTCAAGAGAACACAGCTCATAGTTTCTGTCAGGAGCTAGCACAAATGTGCCAAGTCTCTGGAATG GAATTCAATCGAGAACCAGTTATCCCAATTCACTCTGCTAGACCTGAACAAGTGGAGAAGGCCCTAAGACATGTATATAATGCAGCAACAAACAAACTAAAAGGCAAAGAACTTGAGCTTCTTGTAGCCATCCTTCCTGATAATAACGGTTCTTTATACG GTGATCTTAAACGAATATGTGAAACTGATTTGGGGTTGATCTCACAATGCTGCCTAACAAAGCACGTGTTCAAGATAAGCAAACAATATCTTGCGAATGTCTCACTCAAAATTAATGTCAAG ATGGGAGGAAGAAATACCGTTCTCCTAGATGCTATAAGTTGGAGAATTCCATTAGTGAGTGATATTCCGACGATTATATTTGGAGCAGATGTAACACACCCTGAGACAGGAGAAGATTCTAGTCCATCGATTGCTGct GTTGTTGCCTCTCAAGACTGGCCCGAAGTCACAAAATATGCTGGCTTAGTATGTGCTCAGGCTCATCGACAGGAACTGATTCAGGATCTTTACAAGACATGGCATGATCCTCAACGTGGCATCGTTACGGGAGGCATGATTAG GGAACTTCTCATATCTTTTCGCAAGGCAACAGGGCAAAAACCATTAAGGATTATTTTTTACAG GGACGGTGTTAGTGAAGGACAGTTCTATCAAGTGTTGCTATACGAACTAGATGCTATTCGCAAG GCATGTGCATCCTTGGAACCAAATTACCAGCCTCCAGTGACGTTTGTGGTGGTTCAGAAACGCCATCATACGAGGCTATTTACGAACAACCACAAGGACAGAAGTAGCACAGACAAGAGTGGAAACATCCTACCAG GTACTGTGGTTGATTCCAAGATCTGCCATCCTGCTGAGTTTGACTTCTACCTATGCAGTCATGCTGGAATACAG GGTACTAGTCGACCAGCCCATTACCACGTTCTATGGGACGAGAACAATTTCTCAGCAGATGAAATGCAGACTCTTACAAACAATCTCTGCTACAC GTATGCTCGGTGCACCCGGTCTGTATCTATCG TGCCGCCTGCCTATTACGCCCACCTAGCTGCTTTTCGAGCTCGGTTTTACATGGATCCAGAGGTAGCTGAAAGTCCACCGCAAAGTATGCACCAGACGAACGGATCCTCTGTGAAACCCCTACCTGCCTTGAAAGACAAGGTGAAGAGGGTAATGTTCTACTGTTAA